One stretch of Weissella koreensis KACC 15510 DNA includes these proteins:
- the ftsA gene encoding cell division protein FtsA — MANHGVIVGLDVGTSTVKVLVSDVRDQQVNVIAVGRSISHGVKRGVVVDIDATAQDIKAALSQVKKQTNQEFTEVIASIPANSIQMRLVRGTVTTQDSQHISYQDVVAATKAAVNIPLEHDQTVLDLTAQEFTVDDLGGVLDPNDMVGTHLTLSATAYIGPRLLVSNLRSAIQKAGLNLRDLVLAPLAASQTIATDAEQEFGTILLDLGAGQTTATIVQNHQIKFISTYGAGGFNITNDISQVLNISNQDAEQLKLDAGVSAPQYANEAHLLTVEPVGKKPIRISELELSEIIGARMQQIVTKLGERLDTISAFQLPGGMIVSGGSSSLRYTQDILQAAYGINAKLFMPHEIGLQNPAYVGAWALVNYAAQQNKVALIVKQAMLGLPFTVEPTNDESKKYEKNVVRVPNEQIIEEEQLIQPSIPNNSINNDSKPGIMDRIKNWFSELFN, encoded by the coding sequence ATGGCTAATCACGGCGTTATTGTTGGTCTTGATGTAGGAACTAGTACAGTTAAGGTTTTAGTTTCTGATGTTAGAGATCAACAAGTGAATGTGATTGCGGTCGGGAGGTCAATTTCCCACGGCGTAAAACGAGGAGTTGTTGTTGATATAGACGCTACGGCGCAGGATATCAAAGCAGCTTTATCGCAAGTTAAAAAACAGACAAATCAAGAATTTACTGAAGTTATTGCAAGTATCCCCGCCAATTCAATTCAAATGAGGTTGGTGCGTGGAACAGTAACAACACAAGATTCACAACATATTTCTTACCAAGATGTAGTAGCTGCAACAAAAGCTGCCGTTAATATCCCATTGGAACATGATCAAACTGTATTAGATTTAACGGCTCAAGAATTCACTGTTGATGATTTAGGTGGGGTTCTTGATCCAAATGATATGGTTGGAACGCATTTAACATTGAGTGCCACGGCCTATATTGGTCCACGTCTATTGGTTTCTAACTTACGCTCGGCAATTCAAAAGGCTGGTCTAAATCTTCGAGATTTGGTTTTGGCCCCCTTGGCTGCAAGCCAGACCATTGCAACAGATGCCGAACAAGAATTTGGCACAATTTTGCTGGATCTGGGTGCAGGTCAAACGACTGCCACAATCGTGCAAAATCATCAAATTAAATTCATTTCAACCTATGGGGCTGGTGGATTTAATATTACTAATGATATCAGTCAGGTCTTGAATATCAGTAATCAAGATGCGGAACAACTTAAACTAGATGCTGGAGTGTCGGCACCACAATATGCTAATGAGGCACATTTACTAACTGTTGAACCAGTTGGTAAAAAGCCGATTCGAATTTCTGAATTAGAATTAAGTGAAATTATCGGTGCTCGGATGCAACAAATTGTAACTAAGTTAGGTGAACGTTTAGATACTATTTCGGCCTTTCAATTACCTGGTGGTATGATCGTGTCAGGAGGGAGTTCTTCCTTGCGATACACCCAAGATATTTTACAAGCAGCATATGGGATTAATGCAAAATTATTTATGCCTCATGAAATTGGTTTGCAGAATCCGGCATACGTTGGGGCTTGGGCTTTAGTGAATTATGCAGCACAACAAAATAAAGTTGCTTTAATTGTAAAACAGGCGATGCTAGGGTTACCATTTACAGTTGAGCCTACAAATGATGAATCTAAGAAATATGAAAAAAATGTTGTTCGAGTTCCAAATGAACAGATTATTGAAGAAGAACAACTGATTCAACCAAGTATTCCAAATAACTCAATAAACAATGATAGTAAACCTGGTATTATGGATAGAATAAAAAATTGGTTTAGTGAGTTGTTTAATTAA
- a CDS encoding penicillin-binding protein has translation MLNKGNMKRSHGAIIFMLCILTGVIFYIGSRFFSVAVTHSVDHVNLEQRAQNLYENQDQESVKRGQIYDSIGNVLAENSSVYTAIIVLQKDQPKYLKNSQVNTVSKELAQELGGDASYYKKIIKNGIKHHYFQVQFGSNGVNISQEKYRTIKKKNIPGLIFEAHPARLYPNGQFASDLIGEASSSGSNKIKGVSGIEGSWNKQLTEQSGVSANNIKNGNLSQKTKNVEAKNGYDIYTTLNTKLQSTLEDKMNALQADMQPKQAFAAIVDTKTGDIVAETQRPTYNATTKSGFGNFWSNLLVQEPYEPGSVLKGITLASAIDTNNWNGDNTYSSGKIQVDDKVVKDWNNGDGWGRISYTDGIALSSNVAMVLTEQKMGSKTWGKYLDRFQFLKPTDMGFSSETSGSMNFRYPIEQANTAFGQGIKVTPAQMIQAYSAIAGNGEEIKPNIISKIVDPNTQKVIYSAKRTKVAKPIKESTAKATRKELENVIYNPKGLGAMYAIPNVKTTGKSGTAQISTSAGYTQPGDNTNEIHSWMGMAPSDNPRYMMYIVVKEPQSNTDNIAKDMSNVFVSTMEQALQMNTSDKKAVISDKQQTKIPAVKNESMKKAKSEIEANHLKPEVIGDGKVVKNQYPLGGGKTLLNQRVFIVSGGNVKVPNMQGWSKKDVKNWGRLVDIKINSSGEGFLVEQSVLPDTRIADGIHEITVKFKTP, from the coding sequence ATGTTAAATAAAGGAAACATGAAGCGATCACATGGCGCAATTATTTTTATGCTGTGTATTCTGACAGGAGTGATTTTCTATATTGGCTCCCGTTTTTTTAGTGTTGCCGTAACTCACTCAGTTGATCACGTTAATTTGGAGCAACGAGCCCAAAATCTTTATGAAAATCAAGATCAAGAATCGGTTAAACGAGGACAAATTTATGATTCAATTGGAAATGTGTTAGCCGAAAATTCTTCAGTTTACACGGCTATTATTGTCTTACAAAAAGATCAGCCTAAATATTTAAAAAATAGCCAAGTTAACACTGTTTCAAAAGAGCTTGCGCAAGAGTTAGGCGGCGATGCTTCATATTATAAAAAAATAATTAAAAATGGAATTAAACATCATTATTTTCAAGTTCAGTTTGGAAGTAATGGGGTTAATATTTCTCAAGAAAAATATCGTACTATTAAGAAAAAAAATATTCCTGGATTGATTTTTGAAGCCCATCCGGCACGTCTTTATCCAAATGGACAATTTGCTTCAGATTTAATTGGTGAAGCCAGTTCGTCTGGTTCAAATAAGATTAAAGGGGTTTCGGGAATAGAAGGTTCGTGGAACAAACAATTAACAGAACAGTCTGGGGTTAGTGCTAATAATATTAAAAATGGTAATCTTAGTCAAAAAACTAAAAATGTGGAAGCTAAAAATGGTTATGACATCTACACAACTCTGAATACTAAACTTCAGTCGACTCTTGAAGATAAAATGAATGCATTGCAAGCTGATATGCAACCAAAACAGGCGTTTGCAGCGATAGTTGATACTAAAACGGGTGATATTGTTGCTGAGACGCAACGACCGACCTATAACGCGACGACTAAATCTGGCTTTGGTAATTTTTGGTCAAATTTGTTAGTACAGGAACCTTATGAACCAGGATCTGTCTTAAAGGGAATTACTTTAGCTTCAGCGATTGATACAAACAATTGGAATGGGGATAATACTTATTCTTCTGGGAAAATTCAAGTTGATGACAAGGTTGTTAAGGATTGGAACAACGGTGATGGTTGGGGAAGAATTTCATATACTGACGGAATTGCACTTTCATCGAATGTGGCAATGGTTTTAACTGAGCAAAAAATGGGTTCTAAAACTTGGGGTAAGTACTTGGATCGTTTCCAATTCTTAAAACCTACTGACATGGGGTTTAGCTCCGAAACATCAGGATCAATGAATTTTCGCTATCCAATTGAACAGGCGAATACTGCATTTGGTCAAGGAATTAAAGTAACGCCGGCTCAGATGATTCAAGCCTATTCAGCAATTGCTGGAAATGGTGAGGAAATTAAGCCCAATATTATTTCTAAGATTGTTGATCCTAACACACAAAAAGTTATCTATAGCGCAAAACGAACAAAAGTGGCTAAGCCAATTAAAGAGTCAACGGCTAAAGCAACTCGAAAAGAATTAGAAAATGTTATTTATAACCCTAAGGGATTAGGTGCAATGTACGCAATTCCGAATGTTAAAACGACTGGTAAGTCTGGAACGGCTCAAATTTCAACATCAGCTGGATATACTCAACCTGGTGATAATACTAACGAAATACATTCTTGGATGGGAATGGCTCCGTCTGATAATCCGCGCTACATGATGTATATTGTTGTTAAAGAACCACAATCTAATACCGATAATATTGCCAAGGATATGTCGAATGTATTCGTTTCAACGATGGAACAAGCTTTGCAGATGAACACTTCAGATAAAAAAGCAGTGATCAGTGATAAGCAGCAGACGAAAATACCAGCTGTTAAAAATGAGTCAATGAAAAAAGCTAAATCTGAAATTGAAGCTAACCATTTAAAACCTGAAGTGATTGGTGATGGTAAAGTTGTTAAAAATCAGTACCCATTAGGTGGAGGGAAAACCTTGTTGAATCAACGGGTATTTATTGTATCTGGAGGAAACGTTAAAGTCCCTAATATGCAAGGTTGGTCTAAAAAAGATGTTAAAAATTGGGGACGATTAGTGGATATTAAAATCAATTCAAGTGGTGAAGGCTTCTTAGTAGAACAGTCGGTTTTGCCCGATACTAGAATTGCTGACGGAATCCATGAAATTACTGTTAAATTTAAAACCCCGTGA
- a CDS encoding cell division protein SepF — protein sequence MSFMQKVSNFFNSNEEDYEYNSSSQEYYDESNNNEEEPSTNTGNANTANNADSRPKPKVQRPNVLAMDAQLGDTAKIVVFEPRIYSDVKEIVNEILNGNAALINFSSIDNSQSMRIVDYLAGAAQSVEGSVQRIGESIFLATPHNFEISGTISQNLGNSFEN from the coding sequence ATGAGCTTTATGCAAAAAGTTTCTAATTTTTTTAATTCTAATGAAGAAGACTATGAATATAATTCATCATCACAAGAGTATTATGATGAATCAAATAATAATGAAGAAGAGCCATCCACTAATACTGGAAATGCTAATACAGCTAATAATGCGGATTCACGACCAAAGCCTAAAGTTCAACGGCCAAATGTGTTAGCTATGGATGCACAATTAGGAGACACAGCTAAAATAGTGGTTTTTGAGCCGCGAATTTATTCTGATGTTAAAGAAATTGTAAATGAGATTTTAAATGGTAATGCAGCATTGATCAATTTTAGTTCAATTGATAATTCTCAATCAATGAGGATAGTAGATTATTTAGCTGGAGCTGCACAATCTGTTGAAGGTAGTGTCCAAAGAATTGGAGAATCTATTTTCCTAGCGACACCACATAATTTTGAAATTTCAGGAACGATTTCACAAAATCTAGGAAACTCTTTTGAAAATTAA
- the murG gene encoding undecaprenyldiphospho-muramoylpentapeptide beta-N-acetylglucosaminyltransferase, with protein sequence MKVVFSGGGTGGHIYPALATIDEWSKQDSSVEFLYIGGERGLEKEIVPAAGIYFESVKIQGFVRSLSLDNFKTVYLFLKAVTKAKKLLKAFQPDVVVGTGGYVAGPVLYAAQLLKIPTVIHEQNSVIGVTNKFLKRKVSKVGIAFPAAEQFFDTATLVGNPRAQQVVTGSLNSKFNFDELNLSNDLPTVLVFGGSQGAPKINQAMVEALPAFNEQDYQIIFATGKNRFQQVQDQIMSEKLTVKHNIKIVPYIANMQDLMPRVDLVIGRSGATSLAEQTALGKPMILIPSPYVTNDHQTKNAQSMVDAGAALMILENELTGGTLVNKVNQLMLNKDQRKIMAQHAKELGVTDSADQFITLIKSAI encoded by the coding sequence ATGAAAGTTGTATTTTCAGGCGGTGGAACAGGCGGACATATTTATCCAGCATTGGCGACCATTGATGAATGGTCGAAACAGGATTCATCCGTCGAATTTCTTTATATTGGTGGTGAACGGGGGTTGGAAAAAGAAATTGTTCCAGCAGCAGGTATCTATTTTGAATCAGTTAAAATTCAAGGATTTGTGCGTAGTCTTTCATTGGATAATTTCAAAACCGTTTACTTGTTTTTAAAAGCTGTAACCAAAGCAAAAAAATTGCTAAAAGCCTTTCAACCGGATGTTGTTGTGGGGACAGGTGGATATGTAGCCGGACCAGTCCTTTACGCAGCTCAGTTATTAAAAATTCCGACAGTGATTCATGAACAAAATTCAGTTATTGGAGTTACAAATAAATTTTTAAAACGCAAGGTGAGCAAAGTTGGAATCGCATTTCCAGCGGCAGAACAATTCTTTGATACAGCTACATTAGTTGGTAATCCACGAGCGCAGCAGGTGGTGACTGGTAGTTTGAATTCTAAATTTAATTTTGATGAACTTAATTTATCAAATGATTTACCAACTGTTTTAGTTTTCGGTGGTTCACAAGGAGCACCAAAAATAAATCAAGCTATGGTCGAAGCATTACCAGCATTTAATGAGCAAGATTACCAAATTATTTTTGCTACGGGTAAGAATAGATTTCAACAAGTTCAAGATCAAATCATGTCTGAAAAACTAACAGTAAAGCATAATATTAAAATTGTTCCGTATATTGCAAACATGCAAGATCTTATGCCTCGTGTTGATTTGGTTATCGGGCGATCAGGAGCAACAAGCTTGGCGGAACAAACAGCATTAGGTAAACCAATGATTCTAATTCCTAGTCCGTATGTTACAAATGATCATCAAACGAAAAATGCGCAAAGTATGGTTGATGCTGGTGCAGCGTTGATGATTCTTGAAAATGAATTGACAGGCGGGACGTTAGTTAATAAAGTTAATCAATTAATGTTAAATAAGGATCAACGAAAAATAATGGCTCAGCATGCTAAAGAATTGGGTGTAACAGATTCTGCTGATCAATTTATTACTCTAATTAAGTCAGCTATCTAA
- the ftsZ gene encoding cell division protein FtsZ produces the protein MEMQIENQPVGAAIKVIGVGGGGGNAIAQMVASGVSGVQFIVANTDAQALASSPAEIKIQIGSKETKGLGAGARPEVGADAASESEAEIAEALNGADMVFVTAGMGGGTGTGAAPIIARIAKEAGALTVGVVTRPFSFEGPKRGTAAAEGLANLKKNVDSLIVVSNNNLLQVLDRNTTMVDAFKMADSVLVNGVSGISQLITNPGLINVDFADVKTVMENKGTAVMGIASASGESAATDATKAAIKSPLLESKIDGATDVLLSVKGSYSMPLFAAQQAADAIKEAAGDDVNVIFGTTLDEALGEEIVVTVVATGIDREAQTKPELNLNQANTNNTAAATDGNSSINNNVKTNDPFDGWNAYDTNQNMNSNPADATKMTDPNAGTQSFDTFSSNDTVDDEEVERPPFFNWKNRGNN, from the coding sequence ATGGAAATGCAAATCGAAAATCAACCGGTAGGAGCAGCAATTAAAGTAATTGGTGTTGGTGGTGGTGGTGGAAACGCAATCGCTCAGATGGTCGCCAGTGGTGTTAGTGGTGTGCAATTTATTGTTGCCAATACCGACGCTCAAGCCCTCGCTAGTTCACCAGCGGAAATTAAAATCCAAATTGGATCAAAAGAGACTAAAGGATTAGGTGCTGGTGCTCGACCAGAAGTTGGAGCCGATGCGGCATCTGAATCTGAAGCTGAAATTGCAGAAGCTTTAAACGGTGCTGATATGGTCTTCGTTACTGCTGGAATGGGAGGTGGTACAGGAACTGGGGCTGCCCCTATTATTGCCCGTATTGCTAAAGAAGCAGGTGCTTTGACTGTTGGGGTTGTAACCCGACCATTTAGTTTTGAAGGCCCTAAGCGTGGAACAGCAGCAGCAGAAGGACTTGCCAATCTAAAGAAAAATGTTGATTCATTAATCGTTGTTTCAAATAACAACCTTCTTCAAGTTTTGGATCGAAATACTACAATGGTTGACGCCTTTAAAATGGCCGATTCTGTCCTCGTAAATGGAGTTAGTGGAATTTCACAATTGATCACGAATCCAGGACTAATCAACGTCGACTTTGCTGACGTTAAAACGGTAATGGAGAATAAGGGAACTGCTGTCATGGGAATTGCTTCAGCTAGTGGAGAAAGTGCAGCAACCGATGCCACTAAGGCTGCCATTAAGTCACCCTTATTAGAGTCTAAGATCGATGGAGCAACAGACGTCTTGCTCTCTGTTAAGGGAAGCTACAGTATGCCATTGTTTGCGGCTCAGCAAGCAGCTGATGCAATTAAAGAGGCTGCTGGGGATGATGTCAATGTTATCTTTGGTACCACTTTGGATGAAGCTTTGGGTGAAGAAATTGTTGTGACGGTTGTTGCAACTGGAATCGATCGAGAAGCACAAACTAAGCCAGAATTAAATTTAAATCAAGCAAATACTAATAATACTGCAGCAGCGACAGATGGTAATTCTTCTATCAATAATAATGTCAAAACTAATGATCCTTTTGATGGATGGAATGCTTACGATACGAATCAAAATATGAATTCAAATCCAGCGGATGCAACAAAAATGACTGACCCTAATGCTGGGACTCAATCATTTGATACTTTTTCATCAAATGACACAGTAGATGACGAAGAAGTAGAACGTCCACCATTCTTTAACTGGAAAAACCGGGGTAACAACTAA
- the rsmH gene encoding 16S rRNA (cytosine(1402)-N(4))-methyltransferase RsmH produces the protein MTEFKHITVLLDEAIENLAVQPTGTYVDATLGGGGHSKLLASELTTGKLWSFDQDQTAIDYNQEHLKNEIETNKVSLIQNNFRNLTTALNEVGVQSIDGIVYDLGVSSPQFDDGQRGFSYNYDAPLDMRMNQKQTLNARTVVNEWSFNDLMRILSRYGEEKFAKRIARAIERARMEQPIETTFELVDIIKSAIPMGARRTGGHPAKKSFQAIRIAVNDELGAVEESLQQALDMLNVNGRIAVITFHSLEDRLVKTMFKEKTQLPDLPSGLPVIPDEMQPDFKLVNRKPIYANEHELEENRRAHSAKLRIIERIR, from the coding sequence ATGACGGAATTTAAACATATCACGGTCCTTTTAGACGAGGCAATTGAAAATCTGGCAGTTCAGCCAACAGGTACCTATGTTGATGCAACTTTAGGCGGAGGCGGACATTCTAAGCTTTTAGCCAGTGAGTTAACGACTGGAAAATTATGGTCATTTGATCAAGATCAAACGGCAATTGATTATAATCAAGAACATTTAAAAAATGAAATTGAAACAAATAAAGTTTCTTTAATTCAAAATAATTTTAGAAATCTAACGACAGCTTTAAATGAGGTCGGTGTACAAAGCATTGATGGAATTGTTTATGATTTGGGTGTCTCATCGCCTCAATTTGATGATGGTCAACGCGGGTTTTCGTACAATTATGATGCACCGTTAGATATGCGAATGAATCAGAAGCAAACTTTGAATGCTCGAACAGTAGTTAATGAATGGTCTTTCAATGATTTGATGCGAATTCTATCACGTTATGGTGAAGAAAAATTTGCTAAAAGAATTGCCCGTGCTATTGAACGGGCTCGTATGGAACAACCAATAGAAACCACGTTTGAATTGGTTGATATTATTAAGTCAGCAATTCCTATGGGAGCTCGGCGAACAGGTGGTCATCCTGCCAAAAAATCATTTCAAGCAATTCGAATTGCCGTAAACGATGAATTAGGGGCAGTTGAAGAATCACTCCAACAAGCATTAGATATGTTAAACGTTAATGGCCGGATTGCAGTGATTACTTTTCATAGTTTAGAAGATCGTTTGGTTAAAACGATGTTTAAAGAAAAAACACAGTTGCCAGATTTACCATCGGGACTACCAGTAATACCAGATGAGATGCAGCCCGATTTTAAATTAGTCAATCGCAAGCCAATTTATGCTAATGAACATGAATTAGAAGAAAACCGTCGAGCACATTCGGCTAAATTAAGAATAATTGAAAGAATTCGCTAA
- a CDS encoding cell division protein FtsQ/DivIB: MNEKNKNDESKHQEDKLQDQKMWNRINKFFSRSIGQSAKRAPKPKAISKSQSFRILNRFNAMERNSIHMIVILSIISLLLILLLSPLMRFQKVEITGNHDLTKAEVLAASGINKKIPAWQLLSEQHYFIQRAEKNSQIKKVKISYLNMQVAQIKIEENSKVGLVTKKDKNYYILADGKFIPAQSVGEKPQRLPNYEKFPNDKTIKRVAMQFNGISKALQNSVSEVIWSPDHEDDEKVILIMDDGNKVLIKASDIKNKLKYYPGMVAQIDKNGTFNFQVGTYFQQY; this comes from the coding sequence ATGAATGAAAAAAATAAAAATGATGAATCGAAGCATCAAGAAGATAAATTACAAGATCAAAAAATGTGGAATAGGATCAATAAGTTTTTTTCGAGAAGTATAGGACAATCAGCTAAACGTGCTCCGAAACCTAAGGCTATTTCAAAATCACAATCATTTCGAATATTAAATCGATTTAATGCGATGGAACGAAATAGCATACATATGATCGTGATACTATCAATTATTTCGTTGCTTTTAATCTTGTTATTATCACCTTTGATGCGTTTTCAAAAGGTGGAAATCACGGGTAATCATGACTTAACTAAGGCAGAAGTTTTAGCAGCAAGTGGTATTAATAAAAAAATACCAGCCTGGCAACTTCTCAGTGAACAGCATTATTTTATACAGCGTGCAGAAAAAAATTCACAAATTAAAAAAGTTAAAATTAGTTATTTGAACATGCAAGTAGCTCAAATTAAAATTGAAGAGAATTCCAAGGTGGGGTTAGTCACCAAAAAAGATAAGAATTATTATATTTTAGCTGATGGTAAATTTATCCCTGCTCAATCCGTAGGCGAAAAACCACAACGGCTCCCTAATTATGAGAAATTTCCAAATGACAAAACAATAAAAAGAGTTGCGATGCAATTTAATGGTATCTCTAAGGCATTGCAAAATAGTGTTTCAGAAGTAATCTGGAGCCCAGATCATGAAGATGATGAGAAAGTTATTTTGATCATGGATGATGGTAATAAGGTTTTAATTAAAGCGTCTGATATTAAAAATAAATTAAAATACTATCCAGGTATGGTTGCACAGATCGATAAAAATGGAACATTTAATTTCCAAGTGGGAACTTATTTTCAGCAATATTAA
- the mraY gene encoding phospho-N-acetylmuramoyl-pentapeptide-transferase — protein MIEKWLPELLIAFLVSLGGTYLLKNWFNKIKFQQLVIRNSEKGPDHQAKAGTPTMGGAGFILTITILFVIKQIFFGSMNPTSWAILLAILLYALVGGFDDSVKIFEKRDEGFRFLPKLFAEILAALVAFSLLLLGNFDFVLHLGFVNIQNVVIFGLFTIIWLVGWSNSVNFSDGLDGLATGLTVIAYGAYLIVALKQGNYDVVALNALVIGALLGFFVWNQNPAKIFMGDTGSLALGAGLAMNSLVLNIEWSLLIIGLVFMLETLSVMIQVGTYHFFKKRVFLMAPIHHAFEKGGWRMDPKHPWNEWQVDTLFWAVGLLAAILYLVIWL, from the coding sequence ATGATCGAAAAGTGGTTACCTGAGCTTTTAATTGCCTTTTTAGTTTCCCTAGGAGGAACTTATCTATTAAAGAATTGGTTTAATAAAATAAAGTTTCAACAATTAGTGATTCGAAATTCTGAAAAAGGTCCTGATCATCAAGCTAAGGCAGGAACACCCACAATGGGTGGAGCAGGTTTTATTTTGACGATTACAATTTTATTTGTCATTAAGCAAATTTTCTTTGGATCAATGAACCCTACTAGTTGGGCAATTTTGTTAGCAATTTTATTGTATGCCTTAGTTGGTGGTTTTGATGATAGTGTAAAAATATTTGAAAAACGGGATGAAGGTTTTCGATTTTTGCCAAAATTGTTTGCTGAGATCTTAGCAGCGTTAGTTGCTTTTTCACTTTTGTTATTGGGTAACTTTGATTTTGTCCTACACCTAGGTTTTGTTAATATTCAAAATGTGGTTATTTTTGGATTGTTTACGATTATTTGGTTGGTCGGATGGTCTAATTCAGTTAATTTTTCTGATGGATTAGATGGTTTGGCAACTGGATTAACAGTGATTGCTTATGGTGCTTACTTAATTGTGGCTTTAAAGCAAGGAAATTATGACGTTGTGGCATTAAATGCCTTAGTAATTGGAGCTTTGTTAGGCTTCTTCGTTTGGAATCAAAATCCTGCTAAAATTTTCATGGGGGATACTGGATCTTTGGCCTTGGGGGCTGGTTTAGCAATGAATTCTTTAGTTTTAAATATTGAATGGTCATTGCTGATTATTGGATTAGTATTTATGCTAGAAACTTTATCTGTTATGATCCAAGTTGGAACTTATCATTTCTTCAAAAAGCGGGTCTTTTTGATGGCACCGATTCATCACGCCTTTGAAAAAGGTGGTTGGCGAATGGATCCTAAGCATCCTTGGAATGAATGGCAAGTTGACACATTATTTTGGGCAGTTGGTCTTCTAGCAGCAATTTTATATCTTGTGATTTGGTTATAA
- the murD gene encoding UDP-N-acetylmuramoyl-L-alanine--D-glutamate ligase — protein MTKQVLIIGFARSGAAAAKLLNREGANVLVSDPNLDLEDSHIQQLRTQGIKFTQQQGVELLDKIDLIIKNPGIPHTIPILQAAQERGIKTEVEVAEAQKYIKGNWIAITGSNGKTTTTEMIAAVMRAMPNAKGHTLVAGNIGTPVSEVTPDSSKDDVIVTELSSFQLTDTPNIHPHFAVITNIFSSHLDWHKTRESYVSAKRKITSNQTNDDYLIINWDNDEWQTLARTSHAQIIPFSRNNLTQTGSYLKDGWLYFKDEQIMAADQIGVPGDHNIENALAAIAIGRLNQVPASIIAKVLHEFSGVKHRLQFVSEYKNRKIYNDSKATDIEATQKALSGFTQPVILLAGGLDRGDDLSRLLPDIKEHVKAMVTFGQTGSKLTKLASELDIPVVETESVKDAFVPAFEFSDEDDIILFSPAAASWDQFDNFEIRGDIFVESMQEFIAQKEQN, from the coding sequence ATGACTAAGCAAGTATTAATAATTGGATTTGCACGTTCAGGTGCTGCAGCAGCGAAATTATTAAACCGTGAAGGGGCAAATGTACTTGTTTCAGATCCAAATTTGGATTTGGAAGATTCGCATATTCAACAATTAAGAACTCAGGGAATAAAATTCACTCAGCAACAAGGAGTGGAATTGTTGGATAAAATTGATTTAATTATTAAAAATCCAGGAATTCCTCATACGATTCCGATTTTACAAGCAGCCCAAGAACGTGGTATTAAGACTGAAGTTGAAGTAGCAGAAGCTCAAAAATATATCAAAGGTAATTGGATAGCTATCACAGGCTCAAATGGTAAAACGACTACGACAGAGATGATTGCCGCCGTGATGCGAGCAATGCCAAATGCTAAGGGTCACACCTTGGTTGCAGGAAATATTGGGACCCCTGTGAGTGAAGTGACACCAGATTCATCAAAAGACGATGTCATTGTTACTGAATTGTCGAGTTTTCAACTGACTGATACCCCAAATATACATCCGCATTTTGCCGTTATTACCAATATATTTTCGTCTCATTTGGACTGGCATAAAACACGTGAATCATATGTATCAGCGAAAAGAAAGATTACAAGCAACCAAACAAATGATGATTATTTGATTATTAATTGGGATAATGATGAATGGCAGACGCTTGCACGGACTAGTCATGCTCAAATTATTCCATTTTCTCGGAACAATCTAACGCAAACAGGTTCGTATTTGAAAGATGGTTGGCTTTATTTTAAAGATGAACAAATTATGGCTGCTGATCAGATAGGCGTTCCAGGTGATCATAATATAGAAAACGCACTGGCCGCGATAGCGATAGGTCGTTTAAATCAAGTTCCAGCCTCGATTATTGCTAAAGTGTTACATGAGTTTAGTGGAGTTAAGCATCGTTTGCAATTTGTTAGTGAATATAAGAATCGTAAAATTTATAATGATTCCAAGGCTACTGATATTGAAGCCACACAAAAAGCCCTCTCTGGATTTACTCAACCGGTTATATTATTAGCTGGTGGATTAGATCGAGGAGACGATCTATCACGGCTATTGCCAGATATAAAAGAGCACGTTAAAGCAATGGTGACATTTGGTCAAACAGGTTCGAAACTAACAAAGTTGGCGTCTGAATTAGACATTCCGGTGGTTGAAACTGAGAGCGTCAAAGATGCTTTTGTACCTGCTTTTGAGTTTAGTGATGAAGACGATATTATTTTATTTTCACCAGCAGCAGCTTCGTGGGATCAATTTGACAACTTTGAAATTCGCGGTGATATTTTCGTAGAATCGATGCAGGAATTCATTGCGCAAAAGGAGCAAAATTAA